In Mastacembelus armatus unplaced genomic scaffold, fMasArm1.2, whole genome shotgun sequence, a single genomic region encodes these proteins:
- the LOC113143882 gene encoding coagulation factor XIII A chain: protein FSLTAPLSVDKVDMCLEINKPNHYTSAYDINNLVVRRGQEFIMKVTFSRPLTDSDDFQVEFLIGSDPSPNKGSLVVVTFTSRPGGPWSGRILQTQDQLLVLGITPTPNAIVGKFLTYVAVVMSNGLLRTKRDATTDLYLLFNPWCQQDAVFLSDEAARTEYVLNDNGVIYQGSADAVTQRSWVYGQFERGILDACIYILDVSQMPIRDRGDVIKLVRQGSAMINSQDDNGVIVGNWSNDFSLGKAPTSWTGSVSILLQYVNTGVPVCFGQCWVYAGVFNTFLRCLGIPARVITNFNSAHDNGGNLKTDLIFKSDGSQDRRSTRDSIWNFHCWNEAFMVRPDLPPGLSGWQVVDSTPQETSDGFYRCGPASVTAIKEGLLCHPFDLGFVFAEVNSDVVMLKEDRYGSLTPFNVDKTYIGKALYTKAIGNMSPVDITYTYKYPEGSAEDSRTMARAEEYGCERDHTELPQTLLAVSININQVQLGEDVTVVVVLNNQSNVSKTVSGHLTGAVVFYTGVTANHFTDQDFTVTVAAKRTESVMFKITAQEYLPQMGTELSMKFIVTVQDGENPVNTMKVIELQKPKLTLTVSGTPRVMQQMYVTVSFINNFNFYLENATLTMEGPGLMNPKSRFYRTIAPQASISWKESFIPRLDGQQRLTAVLDCKNLRQVMGSVDIVIMK from the exons TTCTCCCTCACAGCACCTCTGTCGGTGGACAAAGTTGACATGTGCCTGGAAATCAACAAACCCAACCACTACACATCTGCCTATGACATCAACAACCTGGTGGTCCGTCGGGGCCAGGAGTTCATCATGAAGGTGACCTTCAGCCGCCCACTGACCGACAGTGACGACTTCCAGGTCGAGTTCCTGATTG GTTCTGACCCCTCACCCAATAAAGGCTCCCTGGTGGTGGTGACCTTCACTTCCCGTCCTGGTGGTCCGTGGTCGGGTCGGATTCTTCAAACCCAGGATCAGTTGCTGGTGCTGGGCATCACGCCAACACCCAATGCCATTGTGGGGAAGTTTCTTACCTACGTTGCCGTCGTGATGAGCAATGGGCTGCTGCGAACCAAGAGGGATGCCACAACTGACCTGTATCTGCTGTTCAACCCCTGGTGTCAGC AAGATGCTGTGTTTCTGTCCGATGAAGCGGCACGCACAGAGTACGTTCTGAACGACAATGGTGTTATCTATCAGGGTTCAGCCGATGCTGTGACACAGCGGAGCTGGGTGTATGGACAg TTTGAGCGTGGTATTTTGGACGCCTGTATTTACATCCTGGATGTGTCCCAGATGCCAATCCGTGACCGAGGTGATGTCATCAAACTGGTCAGGCAGGGATCTGCCATG ATTAACTCTCAGGATGATAACGGTGTGATCGTTGGAAACTGGAGTAATGACTTCTCCTTGGGAAAGGCTCCAACGTCTTGGACTGGCAGTGTCAGCATCCTGCTGCAGTACGTCAACACTGGAGTCCCTGTTTGCTTTGGCCAGTGCTGGGTGTACGCTGGAGTCTTCAACACCT TCCTCCGCTGCCTTGGCATCCCGGCCAGGGTCATCACCAACTTCAATTCAGCTCATGACAATGGGGGCAACCTGAAGACCGACCTCATCTTCAAGTCTGATGGCTCACAGGACAGACGCAGCACAAGGGACTCCATCTG GAACTTCCACTGCTGGAATGAGGCGTTTATGGTGCGTCCCGACCTGCCGCCTGGCCTTAGTGGATGGCAGGTCGTGGACTCCACACCACAGGAGACCAGTGATG GATTTTATCGCTGTGGTCCAGCCTCAGTCACAGCCATCAAGGAAGGTCTGCTGTGTCACCCCTTTGACTTGGGATTCGTCTTTGCTGAG GTGAACAGTGACGTTGTCATGTTGAAAGAGGATCGCTATGGGAGTCTCACCCCGTTCAATGTGGATAAGACCTATATTGGAAAGGCTCTTTATACCAAGGCGATAGGCAACATGTCACCTGTGGACATCACATACACCTACAAGTACCCTGAAG GTAGTGCAGAGGACAGCAGGACTATGGCTCGGGCGGAGGAATACGGCTGTGAGAGGGACCATACTGAGCTGCCACAAACTCTGCTGGCTGTTTCCATCAACATCAACCAG GTCCAACTGGGTGAGGATGTGACCGTGGTGGTGGTTTTGAATAACCAGAGTAATGTATCCAAAACTGTCAGTGGTCACCTGACAGGGGCAGTCGTCTTCTACACAGGAGTCACAGCAAATCACTTCACAGATCAGGACTTCACTGTGACAGTGGCAGCCAAGCGGA cgGAGAGTGTGATGTTTAAGATCACAGCTCAGGAGTACCTGCCTCAGATGGGCACAGAGCTCAGCATGAAGTTTATTGTGACTGTACAGGATGGTGAAAACCCAGTGAACACCATGAAGGTGATCGAGCTGCAGAAACCAAAACTGACGCTGACG GTGAGCGGCACACCCCGGGTGATGCAGCAGATGTATGTGACTGTTTCCTTCATCAACAACTTCAACTTCTATCTGGAAAATGCCACCCTGACCATGGAGGGACCTGGACTCATGAACCCCAAGTCACGTTTCTACAG aACCATTGCTCCTCAGGCTTCAATCTCCTGGAAGGAGTCATTCATTCCAAGGCTGGATGGACAACAACGCCTCACAGCGGTGTTGGACTGCAAGAACCTCCGTCAG gtgatGGGATCTGTTGACATTGTCATCATGAAGTGA